A region of Ferruginibacter albus DNA encodes the following proteins:
- a CDS encoding 23S rRNA (pseudouridine(1915)-N(3))-methyltransferase RlmH, with product MKIELWTIGKMHDFYVKEGIDLFTKRITGYYPAEWKIIAPPKNAGTLSETDLKKKEAEIILSALKKEDYLVLLDERGKQLSSEELATFIQTRGNESVRTIVFLIGGAFGVSKEIAGRANYTWSLSRLVFPHQLVRLLLSEQIYRACSILRNEKYHHS from the coding sequence ATGAAAATTGAACTTTGGACCATCGGCAAAATGCATGATTTTTATGTAAAAGAAGGAATCGATCTTTTTACCAAACGCATTACAGGATATTATCCTGCGGAATGGAAGATCATTGCTCCTCCAAAAAATGCAGGCACATTAAGCGAAACGGATCTAAAAAAGAAAGAAGCAGAGATCATTTTATCTGCATTAAAAAAAGAAGACTATTTGGTTTTGCTGGATGAAAGAGGCAAACAATTAAGTAGTGAAGAGCTGGCTACATTTATTCAAACACGAGGAAATGAAAGTGTACGCACTATAGTTTTTTTGATCGGGGGCGCTTTTGGGGTAAGTAAGGAAATTGCAGGAAGAGCCAATTATACCTGGAGCTTATCCCGGCTGGTTTTTCCGCATCAATTAGTGCGCTTATTATTATCGGAACAAATCTATCGTGCCTGTTCTATCCTCCGCAACGAAAAATATCATCACAGTTAA
- a CDS encoding rhomboid family intramembrane serine protease — protein sequence MNLGDFSNFPATIIILLINIIVSLLGFYNRNITEKAIMWPYGVKRHQQYYRFISSGFIHADFMHLFFNMFTFYFFGQNLEKIFIYGRLGGSISFIILYFLALIVSDLPSYFKHKDDSNYLSLGASGAVSAVVFGSILFMPWDSIYIWGAIKISAALYAVLYIVYCVYMSKRNIGNVNHDAHLWGSLFGLIFTFLIVAVLQPDLIGLILEQLKHPSLLGN from the coding sequence ATGAATTTAGGCGACTTCAGCAATTTCCCCGCAACCATTATTATACTTCTCATCAATATCATCGTTTCATTACTTGGGTTTTACAATAGGAACATCACCGAAAAAGCCATTATGTGGCCCTATGGAGTAAAACGACATCAACAATATTATCGCTTCATAAGTTCTGGTTTTATACATGCAGATTTTATGCACTTGTTCTTTAACATGTTTACCTTTTATTTTTTTGGACAGAACCTGGAAAAGATATTTATATATGGAAGACTTGGCGGCTCTATAAGTTTTATAATTCTATATTTTTTAGCGCTGATTGTTTCTGATCTGCCGAGCTATTTTAAACATAAAGACGATTCCAATTATTTATCGCTAGGAGCTTCCGGAGCAGTTTCTGCCGTGGTTTTTGGTTCTATTCTGTTTATGCCCTGGGACAGTATTTATATTTGGGGGGCAATAAAAATTTCAGCGGCTTTATATGCAGTACTCTACATTGTATACTGTGTATATATGAGCAAGAGAAACATTGGCAATGTCAATCACGATGCGCATCTCTGGGGTTCGCTATTCGGGCTGATATTCACTTTTCTAATAGTAGCAGTTTTGCAACCCGACCTGATAGGCTTGATCCTTGAACAATTAAAGCATCCAAGTTTACTGGGAAATTAA
- a CDS encoding electron transfer flavoprotein subunit beta/FixA family protein: MKILVCITKSPDTTAKIAFTDNNTKFAADGVQWIINPYDEWYALVRAIELKEADASAVIHLITVGAADTEPIIRKALALGGDEAIRINAESSDSFYIASQIAEVAKEGSYDLIFTGKETIDYNGSSVGGMLAELLELPYISLATKFDIANGQATVIREIEGGEETNQAQLPVVVSCQKGVAEQRIPNMKGIMGARSKPLKVIDPTTIEPLTSIKSFELPPAKSGVKLIPADTPEELVRLLHEEAKVI; the protein is encoded by the coding sequence ATGAAAATATTAGTCTGCATTACTAAATCGCCGGATACAACGGCAAAAATAGCTTTCACAGATAACAATACGAAATTCGCTGCGGATGGCGTACAATGGATCATCAACCCTTACGATGAATGGTATGCCCTGGTAAGAGCAATTGAGTTAAAAGAAGCGGATGCTTCGGCGGTTATTCATTTGATAACTGTGGGCGCTGCAGATACAGAACCTATTATCCGAAAGGCTTTGGCACTAGGCGGCGACGAAGCCATTCGCATAAATGCTGAAAGCAGCGACAGCTTTTATATCGCTTCACAAATTGCAGAAGTAGCCAAAGAAGGTAGTTACGATCTGATCTTCACAGGTAAAGAAACCATCGATTACAATGGATCCTCCGTTGGCGGCATGCTGGCAGAGTTATTAGAACTCCCTTATATTTCACTGGCTACAAAATTTGATATCGCTAACGGGCAAGCTACCGTTATTCGTGAAATTGAGGGCGGGGAAGAAACCAACCAGGCACAGTTACCCGTAGTAGTTAGTTGTCAAAAGGGGGTTGCAGAGCAACGCATTCCTAATATGAAAGGTATTATGGGAGCAAGAAGTAAACCATTAAAAGTTATTGACCCTACCACTATTGAGCCTTTGACTTCTATAAAGTCGTTTGAATTGCCTCCGGCAAAATCAGGTGTTAAATTAATTCCTGCAGATACTCCCGAAGAATTAGTAAGATTATTGCACGAAGAAGCGAAGGTCATTTAA
- a CDS encoding electron transfer flavoprotein subunit alpha/FixB family protein produces MSVLIYIDQSEGQIKKTSFEVASYGAKVAELLGTSAEAVILGSVSDDLAALGNYGISKVHTVKNDSLNHLDAKVFAKVIAEAATSIGAKVIIFSNNFTGKAIAPIVSVKLKAGLVSGAIALPDVSNGFTVKKNVFSGKAFANVSINTDIKIIALNPNSYPVTATNGTAQVSELNIPVESPKIKVTATNKLEGEISLSEAELVVSGGRGLKGPENWSIVTDLAKALGAATACSRPVADSGWRPHHEHVGQTGLAIAPNLYIAIGISGAIQHLAGVNRSKVIVVINKDPEAPFFKAADYGIVADAFEVVPKITEAVKKLKHL; encoded by the coding sequence ATGTCAGTATTAATATATATAGATCAGTCCGAAGGACAAATAAAGAAAACTTCTTTTGAAGTAGCATCGTACGGAGCCAAAGTTGCAGAATTGTTAGGCACATCTGCAGAAGCAGTTATTCTGGGAAGTGTGAGCGACGATTTAGCAGCATTAGGAAATTACGGCATCAGTAAAGTTCATACTGTAAAAAATGATTCATTGAATCATTTAGATGCGAAAGTCTTTGCTAAAGTAATTGCAGAAGCGGCTACATCCATAGGTGCGAAAGTGATCATCTTCTCGAATAATTTCACCGGCAAAGCAATTGCGCCAATAGTAAGTGTAAAACTAAAAGCAGGCTTGGTTTCGGGGGCTATTGCCTTACCGGATGTAAGCAATGGTTTTACTGTAAAGAAAAACGTTTTCAGCGGTAAAGCTTTTGCGAATGTTTCCATCAATACCGATATCAAAATCATCGCTCTTAATCCTAACTCTTACCCTGTTACAGCAACTAACGGTACTGCACAAGTGAGCGAATTAAACATTCCCGTTGAGTCCCCTAAAATAAAAGTAACAGCTACCAACAAGTTAGAAGGAGAAATCTCTTTAAGTGAAGCAGAATTAGTAGTAAGTGGTGGGCGTGGTTTAAAAGGTCCTGAAAACTGGAGCATTGTAACGGACCTTGCCAAAGCATTGGGAGCTGCAACGGCGTGTAGCCGTCCTGTAGCAGATTCCGGCTGGCGACCACACCACGAACATGTTGGACAAACAGGCTTAGCCATTGCTCCCAATTTATACATTGCCATTGGTATTTCAGGAGCTATACAACACCTGGCTGGAGTTAATAGAAGTAAAGTAATTGTGGTGATCAATAAAGACCCTGAAGCTCCTTTTTTTAAAGCTGCCGATTACGGAATCGTTGCCGATGCATTTGAAGTTGTTCCTAAAATAACCGAAGCTGTAAAAAAGCTAAAACATCTGTAA
- a CDS encoding DinB family protein — protein MSKPSPSAYPGMFQEYVALVPEEDLADAFNKQTPIIRSFLSSISEEKSHLIYAPGKWSIKEVLQHIIDAERIFSYRALCFARKEKIALPGFEENDYAANSNADARSWQSLGNEFLIVRQSTHLLFNSFTPEMLQNEGKAWNYTITPEAVGFQLLGHFYHHKKIVEERYLEK, from the coding sequence ATGAGTAAACCTTCCCCGTCAGCATACCCCGGAATGTTCCAGGAGTATGTTGCGTTAGTGCCCGAAGAGGATCTGGCAGATGCATTCAACAAACAAACGCCTATTATCAGAAGCTTTCTTTCTTCTATATCAGAAGAAAAATCGCACCTGATCTATGCACCGGGAAAATGGAGCATTAAAGAAGTATTACAGCATATCATAGATGCTGAACGTATTTTCTCTTACAGGGCTTTGTGTTTTGCAAGAAAAGAAAAGATCGCATTGCCCGGTTTTGAAGAAAATGATTATGCTGCCAACTCCAATGCTGATGCCCGTAGCTGGCAAAGTTTAGGGAATGAATTTTTGATCGTTCGTCAATCTACACATTTATTATTCAATAGCTTTACACCTGAGATGCTGCAAAATGAAGGAAAAGCATGGAATTATACCATTACTCCTGAAGCAGTAGGCTTTCAACTGCTTGGGCACTTCTATCACCATAAAAAAATAGTGGAAGAAAGATATTTAGAAAAATAA
- a CDS encoding tetratricopeptide repeat protein: MERIEKLKEFLKSNPDDSFLKHALALEYIKISEDATARTLFEDILQTEPGYVGSYYHLGKLLERINDRTTAITIYEKGMKEAKQAGDNHAYSELQTAYDDLMD; this comes from the coding sequence GTGGAACGAATTGAAAAGTTAAAAGAGTTTTTAAAAAGTAATCCGGATGACAGTTTTTTAAAGCATGCCTTGGCATTGGAATATATAAAAATAAGTGAAGATGCAACTGCGAGAACACTGTTTGAAGATATACTGCAAACGGAACCGGGTTATGTGGGATCTTACTATCATTTAGGAAAGTTACTGGAACGCATAAACGATAGAACGACTGCGATTACTATTTATGAAAAAGGAATGAAGGAAGCAAAACAGGCAGGTGATAATCATGCATACAGCGAATTGCAGACAGCGTATGATGATTTGATGGATTGA
- the ispE gene encoding 4-(cytidine 5'-diphospho)-2-C-methyl-D-erythritol kinase codes for MLSFPNCKINLGLHILGKREDGFHNLETIFYPVPIKDVLEILPNPNATQDIIFTNTGLIAEQDTEKNICSKAYHLLKKDFPQLPAIKMHLHKTIPLGAGLGGGSADGSFTLNLLNEKFQLGLSSQQLIEYALQLGSDCPFFIINKPCVATGRGEILEEIRIDLSNYQLVLVNPGIHVNTGWAFSQLKNFTPESSLKQIIQQPVIYWKELLKNDFEEPVFRQHPAIQLIKDKLYQQGAVYAAMSGSGSSMFGLFEKGQILRNEFDRNYFVSILSL; via the coding sequence ATGCTTTCTTTTCCCAACTGTAAAATAAATCTTGGCTTACATATTCTTGGTAAAAGAGAAGATGGGTTTCACAACCTCGAAACTATTTTCTACCCTGTTCCAATAAAGGATGTGTTGGAAATACTACCAAATCCAAATGCAACACAGGATATAATTTTTACCAATACCGGACTCATTGCTGAACAGGATACAGAAAAGAATATTTGCAGCAAAGCCTACCATCTTTTAAAAAAAGATTTTCCTCAATTGCCTGCTATAAAAATGCATTTACACAAAACCATTCCTTTGGGTGCAGGCTTAGGCGGTGGTTCTGCAGATGGTTCGTTTACATTAAATTTATTGAATGAGAAATTTCAATTGGGTTTATCATCACAACAACTTATAGAATATGCATTACAGCTAGGCAGTGATTGTCCATTTTTTATTATAAACAAACCTTGTGTTGCAACAGGTCGCGGTGAAATACTGGAAGAGATCAGGATTGACCTATCGAATTATCAATTAGTACTGGTAAATCCGGGTATTCACGTAAATACAGGCTGGGCTTTTTCACAATTGAAAAATTTCACCCCGGAAAGCTCTCTTAAGCAGATCATTCAACAACCGGTTATCTATTGGAAGGAATTATTAAAAAACGATTTTGAAGAACCTGTATTCCGGCAACATCCTGCCATTCAGCTTATAAAAGATAAATTGTATCAGCAGGGAGCTGTATATGCTGCCATGAGCGGAAGCGGAAGCAGTATGTTTGGATTATTTGAAAAAGGTCAGATACTACGCAACGAATTTGACAGGAATTACTTTGTCAGCATCCTTTCCTTATAA
- a CDS encoding bifunctional nuclease family protein, with the protein MKKIELEIVALSHSITQTHSYAVVLGEINGLRRLPIVIGGFEAQAIAVALERMSPSRPLTHDLMKNFMLAFNVELHEVIISDLQEGIFYSKLICSSEKDTVEIDSRTSDALALAVRFGCPIYTYENILDSAGILMEDDEKKKKTTAAAPVTTDSANRDDLKSLSIEELNNLLNEVLEHEDYIRAIAIRDELKSRKK; encoded by the coding sequence ATGAAAAAGATTGAACTGGAAATAGTTGCTTTATCGCATAGCATTACGCAAACCCATTCGTATGCCGTAGTGCTGGGCGAAATAAATGGATTACGCCGTTTACCTATTGTTATCGGAGGTTTTGAAGCGCAGGCAATTGCCGTAGCGTTGGAACGAATGAGCCCGAGTCGCCCGCTTACACACGACCTGATGAAAAATTTCATGCTTGCTTTCAATGTAGAATTGCATGAGGTTATTATCAGCGATCTGCAGGAAGGAATATTTTACAGCAAATTGATTTGCAGCAGCGAAAAAGATACCGTTGAAATTGATTCCCGTACCTCTGATGCCCTGGCATTGGCGGTGCGTTTTGGCTGTCCTATTTATACCTACGAAAATATTTTAGACAGCGCCGGCATTTTAATGGAAGACGATGAGAAGAAAAAGAAAACCACCGCTGCAGCGCCGGTAACCACCGATTCAGCAAATAGAGATGATCTAAAATCACTTTCAATAGAAGAGTTGAATAATTTGCTGAATGAAGTATTGGAACATGAAGATTACATCAGAGCCATTGCTATACGTGATGAGTTGAAGAGCAGAAAGAAATGA
- the tilS gene encoding tRNA lysidine(34) synthetase TilS: MDLLKEFKDYIKKEDLFQPKDKLLLAVSGGVDSVVLCELCKQAGYDFTIAHCNFQLRGEESERDEQFVRNLATTYNVEVFIKKFDTNKYVAETKAGVQEAARELRYSWFKEIINGASSFLYLVTAHHANDNIETVLMNFFKGTGISGLHGILPKHNKIIRPLLFATKDEIKAFAKENDLSFVEDSSNTSNKYTRNYFRNQLIPDLQKTFPQVEKNLIDNIERFKDVELLYQQSIDLHKKKLVEKKGNEFHIPVLKLLQSKPLATIIYEIIKDFGFSSQQVNEIIALLQSESGKYVQSSSYRIIKNRNWLIVSPNKTEEAGNILIEECDKRIVFQNGALEINKILNTQYSIINSQLTAQLDASEVQFPLLLRKWKQGDYFYPLGMKKKKKLSRFFIDQKLSLTDKEKVWVLESNKRIVWIVGLRIDDRFKIIPSTENVLQVNLISQ, encoded by the coding sequence ATGGATCTGTTAAAAGAGTTTAAGGACTACATTAAAAAAGAAGATCTTTTTCAACCAAAAGATAAATTACTCCTTGCCGTTAGCGGTGGAGTAGATTCTGTTGTGTTGTGTGAACTTTGTAAACAGGCGGGTTATGATTTTACAATAGCACATTGTAATTTTCAATTAAGAGGAGAGGAGAGTGAACGGGACGAACAATTTGTAAGGAACTTAGCAACTACATATAATGTTGAAGTCTTTATTAAAAAATTTGATACCAACAAGTATGTAGCAGAAACAAAAGCCGGTGTGCAGGAAGCTGCGAGAGAACTGAGGTATAGCTGGTTTAAAGAGATCATAAATGGTGCTTCTTCATTCCTATATCTGGTTACAGCCCATCATGCTAATGATAATATCGAAACGGTATTAATGAATTTTTTTAAAGGAACCGGCATTAGTGGGCTGCATGGCATCTTGCCAAAACACAATAAGATAATCAGGCCTTTATTGTTTGCAACAAAAGATGAGATCAAAGCTTTCGCAAAAGAAAATGATTTATCGTTTGTAGAAGATTCGTCGAATACTTCCAATAAATACACACGCAATTATTTTCGTAATCAATTGATCCCTGATCTGCAAAAAACATTTCCGCAGGTAGAGAAAAATTTGATTGATAATATTGAGCGATTCAAAGATGTTGAGTTGTTATATCAACAGTCCATCGATCTTCATAAAAAGAAATTAGTAGAAAAAAAAGGAAATGAATTTCATATTCCTGTATTGAAATTATTACAGTCAAAGCCTTTAGCTACCATTATTTACGAGATCATTAAAGACTTTGGTTTTTCCTCACAACAGGTAAATGAAATAATTGCGTTATTGCAGAGCGAGTCGGGCAAATACGTTCAGTCATCTTCTTACAGAATTATTAAAAATCGTAACTGGTTGATTGTTTCACCTAATAAAACGGAAGAAGCCGGCAATATTTTAATTGAAGAATGCGATAAAAGAATAGTTTTCCAAAATGGAGCTCTTGAAATAAATAAAATACTAAATACTCAATATTCAATAATCAATTCTCAATTGACTGCGCAACTTGATGCTTCAGAAGTACAATTTCCGTTATTGTTACGCAAATGGAAACAAGGAGATTATTTTTATCCGTTGGGTATGAAAAAAAAGAAAAAGCTGAGTCGCTTTTTTATCGATCAGAAATTATCACTTACCGATAAAGAAAAAGTGTGGGTGCTTGAAAGCAATAAACGAATTGTATGGATCGTCGGGTTGCGTATTGATGATCGTTTTAAGATCATCCCTTCTACAGAAAATGTTCTGCAAGTGAATTTAATTTCCCAGTAA
- a CDS encoding recombinase family protein — MIKNAVAYYRVSTKKQGISGLGLKAQEYSVRTFAKGNKFKIAKEFIEVESGKKRSRPILIEAIKYCREKKATLIIAKLNRLGRNVAYVSALMEDKFNIIAVEYPYASKFLLHVIAAFDQNEREQISKNTKAALAVAKKRGVRLGEFGKVLAKRNINRSKIFLERMKPILLRLKRLGFKSAQSIADELNKRKVKTYRKNGSWQTGSVYILLRKIS; from the coding sequence ATGATCAAAAATGCAGTGGCATATTACCGTGTCTCAACGAAAAAGCAGGGCATTAGTGGGCTAGGTTTAAAGGCGCAGGAATATTCTGTTCGGACCTTTGCAAAGGGAAACAAATTTAAAATTGCTAAAGAATTTATTGAGGTGGAGAGCGGCAAAAAACGAAGTCGACCAATTTTGATAGAAGCTATAAAATACTGTAGAGAAAAAAAAGCAACACTTATTATCGCAAAACTCAATCGCCTCGGTAGAAACGTAGCTTATGTATCAGCATTGATGGAAGACAAGTTCAATATCATTGCGGTTGAATATCCATACGCTAGTAAGTTTCTTTTACATGTCATAGCTGCCTTTGACCAAAACGAGAGAGAACAAATTAGTAAGAATACAAAGGCTGCTTTGGCGGTGGCAAAAAAGAGAGGTGTGCGGCTAGGAGAATTTGGAAAAGTTCTTGCTAAGCGTAATATCAATCGCTCGAAGATTTTTTTAGAACGCATGAAGCCAATTCTACTACGATTGAAAAGGCTTGGCTTTAAAAGTGCACAATCAATAGCCGATGAATTAAACAAACGTAAAGTCAAGACTTATCGAAAAAATGGAAGTTGGCAAACTGGGTCAGTATATATTTTATTGCGAAAAATTTCATGA
- a CDS encoding S8 family serine peptidase — MIKNILFITSMAVSSTLFAQDTIPNNWHQLDKATTGFYGISLDKAYSFIKAKKLKSKTVVVGVIDSGVDSTHEDLKAIFWTNPKEIPGNGIDDDKNGYVDDIHGWNFLGGKDGKNVNKDSYEAARVYYSLKEKFGSNTPDSSSVPQNEWAELATYKKAQKKVVGDVNFAEVVYIQKLLPLLKTGDSVIRKDLGKEEYSCNDLTAYTSDNKDAKKVKDLMQTLCNANGSNDITNKQIIDEMNDEITKADAADNPPKEYRKEVVQDDETNINDRNYGNNDLTAGTPFHGTHCSGIIGAIRGNGIGVDGIADNVRIMMVRAVPDGDEHDKDIANAIRYCVDNGAQVISMSFGKDFSPQKKWVDDAVRYAESKGVLLVHAAGNDAKNIDTADNFPSGFYLDGNRPTNWITVGASGDPKLKGITASFSNYGKKEVDVFSPGVKIYSTIPTKNNYGKASGTSMAAPVVAGIAALVLEYYPTLTAQQLKYVIEKSAVKPAEKVDIPGTDSLVNLSDISKTGGIVNAYEAIKLAATLKGERNSATAPVTTKPKAVKPVTKKTK; from the coding sequence ATGATTAAAAACATTCTTTTTATAACATCGATGGCAGTAAGCAGTACGCTGTTTGCCCAGGATACTATCCCTAATAACTGGCACCAGTTAGATAAGGCTACTACAGGTTTTTATGGTATTAGTTTAGATAAAGCCTATTCGTTCATCAAAGCAAAAAAGTTAAAAAGCAAGACTGTTGTGGTAGGCGTAATTGACAGTGGTGTTGACTCTACGCACGAAGATCTGAAAGCAATCTTCTGGACAAACCCAAAAGAAATTCCGGGCAATGGAATTGACGATGACAAAAATGGGTATGTAGATGACATACATGGATGGAACTTCCTGGGTGGTAAAGACGGAAAGAATGTGAACAAAGACAGCTATGAAGCTGCCCGTGTGTATTATTCTTTAAAAGAAAAATTCGGTTCTAATACTCCCGATTCCTCTTCTGTACCTCAAAATGAATGGGCAGAGCTGGCTACTTATAAAAAAGCACAAAAGAAAGTAGTTGGTGATGTAAATTTTGCTGAAGTGGTTTACATTCAAAAATTATTACCGCTCTTAAAAACAGGAGATTCCGTAATAAGAAAAGACCTTGGCAAAGAAGAATACAGCTGTAATGATCTTACCGCTTATACCAGCGATAATAAAGATGCTAAAAAAGTAAAAGATTTGATGCAAACGCTTTGCAACGCTAATGGCAGTAACGATATTACCAATAAGCAGATCATTGATGAAATGAACGATGAGATTACAAAAGCAGATGCAGCGGATAATCCTCCTAAAGAATATAGAAAAGAAGTAGTGCAAGATGATGAAACAAATATTAATGACAGAAATTACGGAAACAATGATCTTACAGCCGGTACTCCTTTTCATGGAACGCATTGCTCAGGCATCATTGGCGCTATAAGAGGAAATGGGATTGGTGTGGATGGAATTGCAGACAATGTTCGGATTATGATGGTGCGTGCGGTACCCGATGGCGATGAGCACGATAAAGATATTGCCAACGCTATCCGTTATTGTGTTGACAATGGTGCTCAGGTAATAAGCATGAGTTTTGGTAAAGATTTTTCACCACAAAAAAAATGGGTGGATGATGCGGTTAGATATGCAGAAAGCAAAGGAGTACTGTTAGTACATGCAGCGGGTAATGATGCAAAAAATATTGATACAGCTGATAATTTCCCCAGCGGATTTTATTTGGATGGCAATCGTCCTACCAACTGGATCACTGTTGGAGCCAGCGGAGATCCTAAATTAAAAGGTATTACTGCCAGCTTTAGCAACTATGGTAAAAAAGAAGTGGATGTATTTTCGCCAGGTGTGAAAATCTATTCTACTATACCTACAAAAAACAATTACGGCAAAGCATCAGGAACAAGTATGGCAGCGCCGGTGGTAGCGGGTATTGCTGCATTGGTGTTGGAATACTACCCTACGCTTACTGCACAACAATTAAAATATGTAATTGAAAAAAGTGCTGTAAAGCCTGCTGAAAAAGTTGATATTCCGGGTACAGATAGTTTAGTAAATTTGAGCGATATTAGTAAAACAGGCGGCATCGTAAATGCCTATGAAGCTATTAAATTAGCAGCTACTTTAAAAGGTGAAAGAAACAGTGCAACTGCACCGGTTACTACTAAGCCTAAAGCAGTTAAACCTGTTACTAAAAAAACCAAATAA